Proteins encoded together in one Triticum dicoccoides isolate Atlit2015 ecotype Zavitan chromosome 7B, WEW_v2.0, whole genome shotgun sequence window:
- the LOC119335203 gene encoding 12-oxophytodienoate reductase 1-like gives MVAKEAIPLLTPHRMGRFELSHRVVLAPLTRCRSYANVPQPHAALYYSQRATEGGLLIAEATGVSATAQGYPETPGIWTQQHVDAWKPIVDAVHRKGALFFCQIWHVGRVSTNDFQPDGQAPISSTDQQITPDAESGMVYSKPRQLQTDEIPLIVDDFRRAARNAIEAGFDGVEIHGAHGYLLEQFMKDSSNDRTDEYGGSLKNRCRFAVEVIDAIVHEIGADRVGIRLSPFVDYMDCFDSDPHALGMYMVQQLNKHQGFVYCHMVEPRMAIVDGRRQIPHGLLPFRKAFNGTFIAAGGYDREEGNKVVADGYADLVAYGRIFLANPDLPKRFELDSPLNKYDRNTFYTQDPVIGYTDYPFLEGSNAE, from the exons ATGGTGGCCAAGGAGGCGATCCCCCTGCTGACGCCGCACAGGATGGGCCGGTTCGAGCTCTCCCACCGGGTGGTGCTCGCGCCGCTCACGCGCTGCCGCTCCTACGCCAACGTGCCGCAGCCGCACGCGGCGCTGTACTACTCGCAGCGGGCGACGGAGGGCGGCCTGCTCATCGCGGAGGCCACCGGCGTCTCCGCCACCGCGCAGGGGTACCCGGAGACCCCCGGCATCTGGACGCAGCAGCATGTCGACGCCTGGAAGCCCATCGTTGACGCCGTCCACCGCAAGGGCGCTCTCTTCTTCTGCCAGATTTGGCACGTCGGAAGGGTCTCCACCAACG ATTTTCAACCGGACGGACAGGCGCCGATCTCCAGCACTGACCAACAGATAACGCCTGATGCCGAGTCCGGCATGGTCTACTCCAAGCCCCGGCAGCTTCAAACGGACGAGATACCGCTGATCGTCGATGACTTTAGACGCGCTGCCCGGAATGCCATTGAGGCGGGGTTTGACGGCGTTGAGATCCACGGGGCACACGGGTACCTATTGGAGCAGTTCATGAAAGACAGCTCTAACGACCGCACCGACGAGTATGGTGGCAGTCTCAAAAACCGATGCCGCTTTGCGGTGGAGGTAATTGATGCTATTGTCCATGAGATTGGTGCAGATCGTGTAGGCATCAGGTTGTCTCCATTCGTGGACTACATGGACTGCTTCGACTCCGACCCACATGCACTCGGGATGTACATGGTACAACAGCTCAACAAGCATCAAGGATTTGTCTATTGCCATATGGTAGAGCCGCGGATGGCCATTGTGGATGGTCGCAGGCAGATACCTCACGGGCTCCTGCCCTTCAGGAAAGCATTCAACGGCACATTCATTGCCGCTGGAGGGTATGATCGAGAGGAAGGCAACAAAGTGGTGGCCGATGGCTATGCTGATCTTGTTGCTTACGGGAGGATCTTTCTGGCTAATCCAGATTTGCCTAAGAGATTCGAGCTCGACTCACCCTTGAACAAGTATGACCGCAACACTTTCTACACTCAAGATCCTGTCATTGGCTACACAGATTATCCTTTCCTTGAAGGCTCGAATGCCGAGTAG
- the LOC119341804 gene encoding pentatricopeptide repeat-containing protein At3g29230-like: MQPRTLPRGRAAVLRAVTGCRGRREEQALHCLVCKLGLASDVVLATALLVRYGKRGLLGPAQRLFDEMRRRDAVAFNAMLAALGASGRAADARRLFDRMPERDRTPASWNTLLTCYCRAGDLASARTVFEASLRAATSSVVSWNAMVDGYCKAGRMDAARELFDRMGSSLRDVITYNTMMAGYLRRGDPAAAIAMFRRLAREEEQTLRPTAVTIATVVTACTQVGDFAFGRAVHLSTRQLLGTSTDAVLSNALMDMYFKCGSVDRALEVFSTMPGAPNLFCWNTVIAGLGRNGRGEDAVRAFRDMVQTSKKINAVKPDSVTFVALLSACSHSGLVREGRELFAEMLPAHGVAPGAEHYGCMVDLLCRAGLLGEAVQLVRTMPVRPNAKVLGCLLLHARSSGDGVTASEWAARRIVELDVRDGAAYGLSNLYASLQRWDHVERHRSAAVASGKEPGRTSYDPQIPHVR, from the coding sequence ATGCAGCCGAGGACGCTTCCGCGCGGCCGCGCCGCCGTCCTGCGCGCGGTCACGGGATGCCGCGGCCGCCGCGAAGAGCAGGCCCTCCACTGCCTCGTCTGCAAGCTCGGCCTCGCCTCCGACGTCGTGCTGGCGACAGCCTTGCTCGTCCGCTACGGCAAGCGCGGCCTCCTGGGTCCCGCCCAGCGGCTGTTCGACGAAATGCGGCGCAGGGACGCGGTCGCCTTCAACGCCATGCTGGCCGCGCTCGGCGCCTCGGGGAGGGCGGCCGACGCGCGGAGGCTGTTCGACCGAATGCCGGAGCGGGACAGAACCCCCGCCTCGTGGAACACCCTGCTCACGTGCTACTGCAGGGCCGGCGACCTCGCCTCCGCCAGGACGGTCTTCGAGGCGAGCCTCCGCGCGGCGACGAGCAGCGTCGTGTCGTGGAACGCGATGGTCGACGGATACTGCAAGGCCGGACGGATGGACGCTGCACGGGAGCTGTTCGACCGTATGGGCTCCTCGCTGCGGGACGTCATCACGTACAACACGATGATGGCCGGGTATTTGCGCCGGGGAGACCCAGCCGCCGCCATCGCGATGTTCCGCCGGCTGGCGCGGGAGGAGGAGCAAACGCTGAGGCCCACCGCGGTCACCATCGCCACCGTGGTGACGGCTTGCACGCAGGTGGGAGACTTCGCCTTTGGCCGGGCGGTCCATCTCTCCACCCGGCAGCTGCTGGGGACAAGCACCGACGCCGTGCTGAGCAACGCCCTCATGGACATGTACTTCAAGTGCGGGAGCGTGGACCGCGCGCTCGAGGTCTTCAGCACCATGCCCGGCGCGCCCAACCTCTTCTGCTGGAACACGGTGATCGCGGGGCTAGGCAGGAACGGCCGCGGCGAGGACGCCGTCAGGGCGTTCCGCGACATGGTGCAGACGAGCAAGAAAATAAACGCGGTCAAGCCGGACTCGGTAACATTCGTGGCACTCCTGTCGGCGTGCAGCCACTCGGGCCTGGTGCGCGAGGGCCGGGAGCTCTTCGCCGAGATGCTGCCGGCCCACGGGGTGGCTCCCGGGGCGGAGCACTACGGCTGCATGGTGGACCTGCTGTGCCGCGCGGGGCTGCTCGGCGAGGCCGTGCAGCTCGTGCGGACGATGCCCGTCCGGCCCAACGCCAAGGTCCTGGGGTGCCTGCTGCTCCACGCGCGCAGCTCGGGGGATGGCGTCACGGCGAGCGAGTGGGCGGCGAGGCGGATCGTGGAGCTGGACGTCCGTGACGGCGCCGCGTACGGCCTGTCCAACCTCTACGCGTCGCTGCAGAGGTGGGATCACGTCGAGAGGCACCGGAGCGCGGCCGTGGCGAGCGGCAAGGAGCCTGGCCGGACCAGCTACGATCCGCAGATTCCGCACGTACGCTAG